In one Yoonia rosea genomic region, the following are encoded:
- the pnp gene encoding polyribonucleotide nucleotidyltransferase: MFNEVKKSIQWGEETLTLETGKVARQADGSVIATLGETSVMANVTFARKQKPGQDFFPLTVHYQEKYYAAGKVPGGFFKREARPTEKETLTSRLIDRPIRPLFVPGFKNEVLVMCTVLSHDMVNDPDMVAMIAASAALTISGAPFRGPIAACRVGYEDGEYILNPEIDDMHNLRMNPEQRLDLVVAGTKDAVMMVESEAYELSEDEMLGAVTFAHEQIQPVIDLIIDLAEDCAKEPFDFQPEDYSELSAAVKAAGEDKMRAAYAITDKQERTAAVANAKQEIIDALTEEQQEDSNLGAALKKLESSVLRGDVVKNGKRIDGRALDTIRPIVSETGILPRTHGSALFTRGETQGLVVTTLGTGDDEQMIDALTGMYKSNFMLHYNFPPYSVGEVGRVAGPGRREIGHGKLAWRALQAVLPAPTDFPYTIRVVSEITESNGSSSMASVCGGSLSMMDAGVPLKAPVAGVAMGLVMEEDGSYAILSDILGDEDHLGDMDFKVAGTENGITSLQMDIKIAGITPEIMKKALEQAKAGRLHILGEMSKAITGAQEFSVHAPKIETMQIPTDKIREVIGSGGKVIREIVETSGAKVDINDDGVIKLASNDAEAIKKAYDMIYSIVAEPEEGVIYKGTVVKLVDFGAFVNFFGKRDGLVHVSQIENRRLNHPSDVLKEGQEVWVKLLGFDDRGKVRLAMKMVDQETGKEITKEEGEE, encoded by the coding sequence ATGTTTAATGAAGTGAAGAAATCAATTCAGTGGGGCGAAGAAACGCTGACACTGGAAACGGGCAAGGTTGCCCGCCAAGCCGATGGCTCTGTCATCGCGACACTGGGTGAAACCAGCGTTATGGCGAACGTGACATTTGCACGTAAGCAAAAACCGGGGCAAGACTTTTTCCCGCTGACCGTTCACTACCAAGAGAAATACTATGCTGCCGGCAAAGTGCCTGGCGGCTTTTTCAAGCGCGAAGCGCGTCCAACCGAAAAAGAGACGCTGACATCCCGTTTGATCGACCGTCCAATTCGCCCCTTGTTCGTGCCTGGCTTCAAAAACGAAGTTCTGGTCATGTGCACTGTGCTGAGCCACGACATGGTCAACGACCCTGACATGGTTGCGATGATCGCGGCCTCTGCTGCGTTGACAATTTCCGGCGCGCCTTTCCGTGGCCCGATTGCAGCGTGTCGCGTGGGCTATGAAGATGGCGAATACATCCTGAACCCTGAAATCGACGACATGCACAACCTGCGCATGAACCCAGAGCAGCGTTTGGACCTTGTTGTGGCCGGCACCAAAGACGCCGTGATGATGGTTGAATCCGAAGCCTATGAGCTGTCCGAGGACGAAATGCTGGGCGCGGTCACTTTCGCACACGAGCAGATCCAGCCAGTCATCGACCTGATCATTGATCTGGCCGAAGATTGCGCGAAAGAACCCTTTGACTTCCAGCCTGAGGATTATTCCGAGCTGTCAGCCGCTGTAAAAGCCGCTGGTGAAGACAAAATGCGTGCCGCTTATGCGATCACCGACAAGCAGGAGCGCACTGCCGCTGTTGCCAATGCCAAGCAAGAGATCATCGACGCGCTGACCGAAGAGCAGCAGGAAGATAGCAACCTTGGTGCGGCGCTGAAAAAGCTGGAATCCAGCGTTCTGCGCGGTGATGTTGTCAAGAACGGCAAGCGGATTGATGGCCGTGCCCTCGACACCATCCGCCCGATCGTGTCCGAAACCGGCATCTTGCCACGCACCCACGGTTCTGCCTTGTTCACACGTGGCGAAACCCAGGGTCTGGTTGTGACCACGCTGGGCACCGGCGACGACGAACAGATGATCGACGCGCTGACAGGCATGTATAAATCCAACTTCATGCTGCACTACAACTTCCCGCCCTATTCGGTGGGTGAAGTGGGCCGCGTTGCTGGCCCTGGTCGTCGCGAGATCGGTCATGGCAAGTTGGCATGGCGTGCGCTGCAGGCGGTTCTGCCTGCACCAACGGATTTCCCCTACACCATTCGCGTGGTGTCCGAGATTACTGAATCCAACGGGTCATCCTCGATGGCATCTGTCTGCGGTGGGTCTTTGTCCATGATGGACGCTGGTGTGCCACTGAAGGCACCGGTTGCCGGTGTGGCCATGGGTCTGGTGATGGAAGAAGACGGCTCTTACGCCATTCTGTCCGATATCTTGGGTGACGAAGACCACCTTGGCGATATGGACTTCAAGGTTGCGGGTACCGAAAACGGCATCACATCCTTGCAGATGGACATCAAGATCGCAGGCATCACGCCAGAGATCATGAAAAAGGCGCTTGAGCAGGCGAAAGCAGGCCGTTTGCATATTCTGGGTGAGATGAGCAAAGCCATCACGGGCGCGCAGGAATTCTCTGTGCACGCACCCAAGATCGAGACCATGCAAATCCCGACTGACAAGATCCGTGAAGTGATCGGGTCCGGCGGTAAGGTCATCCGCGAGATCGTGGAAACATCCGGTGCCAAAGTCGACATCAACGACGACGGTGTGATCAAGCTGGCGTCGAACGATGCCGAGGCGATCAAGAAAGCCTACGACATGATCTATTCGATCGTGGCCGAACCGGAAGAAGGCGTGATCTACAAAGGCACAGTTGTGAAACTGGTCGATTTCGGCGCCTTTGTGAACTTCTTTGGCAAGCGCGATGGTCTGGTGCATGTGTCCCAGATCGAGAACCGCCGCCTGAACCATCCTTCGGATGTTCTTAAGGAAGGTCAGGAAGTCTGGGTTAAACTGCTGGGCTTTGATGACCGCGGCAAGGTTCGTTTGGCCATGAAGATGGTTGATCAGGAAACCGGTAAAGAGATCACAAAAGAAGAAGGCGAAGAGTAG
- a CDS encoding carbohydrate ABC transporter permease, translating into MFLRALSYIKTTGLILFIVFACLPLVQMTMISFIATLPRPGTDVGSLTLGNYANILSDPNLRAAFGNSIAYVLINICITVPIAIPAAYAFSRMSFVGDKHLFFAFIAFRITPPVVLTLPIFQLFSALGIVNSVFGIALAHCLFNLPISIWILQGFISAIPKEQDETAFLDGYSRPRFIWTLLLPQIAPGIAVTAFFCFMFSWVEVVFARILTTTNGKPISMAINALFGFQTDIGLVMAVTVASMIPGAVLVFSMRHHLSRGFKVGKI; encoded by the coding sequence ATGTTTCTGCGCGCACTTTCCTACATCAAGACAACTGGTCTCATCTTGTTCATTGTTTTTGCGTGCCTGCCGCTGGTGCAAATGACGATGATCAGTTTCATCGCCACCCTTCCCCGGCCCGGAACAGACGTCGGTAGCCTGACTTTGGGGAACTACGCCAATATCTTGAGCGACCCGAACTTGCGCGCGGCCTTCGGGAATTCGATCGCCTATGTGCTGATCAACATCTGCATTACCGTACCGATCGCAATTCCTGCCGCCTATGCTTTCTCGCGGATGTCCTTCGTGGGCGACAAACACCTGTTTTTCGCCTTCATCGCTTTCCGCATCACGCCCCCTGTGGTCCTGACTTTGCCAATATTTCAGCTTTTCTCGGCGCTCGGGATCGTCAATTCGGTGTTTGGGATCGCTCTGGCGCACTGTCTCTTCAATCTGCCAATCTCGATCTGGATTTTGCAGGGTTTCATATCAGCCATCCCCAAAGAACAGGACGAAACCGCATTTCTGGATGGGTACTCACGACCGCGCTTTATCTGGACATTACTTTTGCCACAAATCGCACCCGGTATCGCAGTGACCGCCTTCTTCTGCTTCATGTTCTCTTGGGTCGAGGTTGTCTTTGCGCGGATCCTGACAACCACCAACGGCAAGCCGATCAGCATGGCGATCAATGCCCTCTTTGGATTCCAAACAGACATCGGCTTGGTCATGGCAGTCACAGTTGCATCCATGATCCCCGGCGCAGTTTTGGTGTTTTCGATGCGTCATCATTTGTCGCGTGGTTTCAAAGTCGGGAAGATTTAG
- a CDS encoding carbohydrate ABC transporter permease has translation MKERNNTGWLFVLPAVLLLGLVGLIPLITVINYSFFEIFVLDRRFWVGTEWYNEIISSGRFWSSFGRSTLFSALVLAIQIPLGIAIALCIPKRQFWVGLALAGVALPLLVPWNMIPSLWLSLLNPDTGILGRMMAALGWSAEWKMSAVQTWAVIIIMDTWHWTSLVVILCYSALTTIPASYYQAAEIDGAGPWQVFRHIQLPKLQYVLLMAVLLRFMDSFMIYTEAFPINAGGPDGATMFLAVDLGEEIKAFNYGPSAARSVLYFLIVLTVAWLFTKAQNKIDAPETTKAT, from the coding sequence ATGAAGGAGCGCAACAATACCGGCTGGCTCTTTGTGCTGCCTGCGGTTTTGCTTTTGGGCCTCGTCGGGCTGATCCCGCTCATCACAGTCATCAATTACTCGTTCTTTGAAATCTTCGTTCTGGACCGGCGGTTTTGGGTCGGAACAGAATGGTACAATGAGATCATCAGCTCGGGGCGTTTCTGGTCCAGCTTTGGACGCAGCACGTTGTTTTCGGCATTGGTGCTGGCGATTCAGATTCCGCTCGGCATCGCGATCGCGCTTTGTATTCCCAAACGGCAGTTTTGGGTCGGATTGGCGCTGGCCGGTGTCGCACTGCCCCTCTTGGTTCCATGGAATATGATCCCGTCACTCTGGCTCAGCCTGCTCAACCCCGACACCGGAATCCTAGGGCGGATGATGGCGGCGTTGGGGTGGTCGGCTGAGTGGAAAATGTCGGCAGTGCAAACATGGGCCGTCATTATCATTATGGACACATGGCATTGGACCAGCCTTGTCGTGATCCTTTGTTATTCCGCGCTGACAACGATCCCCGCGTCCTACTACCAAGCCGCCGAAATTGACGGGGCAGGTCCTTGGCAGGTCTTTCGTCATATTCAACTTCCGAAACTCCAGTATGTTTTGCTGATGGCTGTCTTGCTGCGGTTTATGGATTCTTTCATGATCTACACGGAGGCTTTCCCGATCAACGCAGGCGGGCCAGATGGTGCCACGATGTTCCTCGCCGTTGATCTTGGGGAAGAAATCAAAGCCTTTAACTACGGCCCGTCCGCCGCACGCTCGGTGCTCTATTTCCTGATTGTCTTGACGGTGGCCTGGCTCTTTACAAAGGCCCAGAACAAGATTGATGCGCCCGAAACAACAAAGGCCACCTGA
- a CDS encoding DeoR/GlpR family DNA-binding transcription regulator, producing the protein MVSNFRQQEILELARKEGKVTVDGLAEIYDVTVQTIRRDLSELAETGRLERVHGGAVIPSGVVNIVYNERRRLNEDGKRAIAAACAASIPDGASVFMNIGTTTEAVARELLDHENLLVVTNNLNIANTLAANHSCEIILTGGVLRRADGGLVGGLTAEMVKQFKFDFSVLGCSAIDEDGDLLDFDGQEVLVSRSAIQRSRNVMVVADHHKFQRKAPLTICSLADVTVLFTDGELPEKLVTDCQKWSTDIVNV; encoded by the coding sequence TTGGTCTCGAACTTTCGACAACAAGAGATACTTGAACTGGCGCGTAAAGAAGGCAAAGTCACCGTCGACGGGCTTGCTGAAATATACGATGTCACAGTCCAGACAATCCGACGTGATCTCTCTGAACTCGCCGAGACTGGACGGCTTGAGCGTGTCCATGGCGGCGCGGTCATTCCCTCTGGTGTTGTGAATATTGTCTACAACGAACGCCGGCGCCTGAACGAGGATGGCAAACGCGCCATTGCCGCTGCATGTGCTGCATCAATCCCGGATGGCGCATCGGTCTTTATGAACATCGGCACAACCACAGAAGCAGTCGCGCGCGAACTGCTGGACCACGAAAATCTGCTCGTCGTGACGAACAATCTGAACATCGCAAATACACTGGCGGCCAATCATAGCTGCGAAATCATACTGACCGGCGGTGTCCTGCGCCGTGCTGACGGGGGGCTTGTGGGCGGGTTAACCGCTGAGATGGTCAAGCAGTTCAAGTTTGATTTTTCCGTCTTGGGCTGTTCTGCAATTGACGAAGATGGCGACCTGCTGGACTTTGACGGCCAGGAAGTTTTGGTCAGCCGGAGCGCGATCCAACGGTCCCGCAATGTCATGGTCGTCGCTGACCATCACAAATTCCAGCGAAAAGCGCCGCTCACAATCTGCTCGCTTGCCGACGTGACAGTCCTTTTCACAGATGGCGAACTGCCTGAGAAATTGGTCACCGACTGCCAAAAATGGAGCACGGACATTGTCAATGTCTAA
- the glpD gene encoding glycerol-3-phosphate dehydrogenase, protein MIQTQHKDVVDLFVIGGGINGCGIARDAVGRGLSVELAEMNDLASGTSSASTKLFHGGLRYLEYFEVRLVREALIERETLLRAMPHISWPMRFVLPYHQDMRFEGNTPTSKVLNIVMPWMKGRRPAWLIRFGLFLYDNLGGRQILKGTTSLRLAGTPEGAPLQDRFEKAYEYSDCWIEDSRLVVLNARDAGSRGARINVRTKVVSAEQVDGHWHVTVEAQDSGERRLIVARMIVNAGGPWVENVIRNTVRINSTEGVRLVRGSHIVTHKLYDHDKCYFFQGEDGRIIFTIPYETDFTLIGTTDADHTDVDAKPVCTPEEQAYLLDFVSKYLTKPVTKDDVVWTYSGVRPLYNDGASSATAATRDYVLKVDQSAGAPILNVFGGKITTYRKLAESALEKIAPFFPSLGDPWTAGVALPGGDFAVDGVGALNDQLIAQYPFLSERWASRLVKAYGVEAAEILGDAKTKADLGRAFGADLTEREVRWLIDNEYARNAEDIVWRRSKLGLKMTQQEIDLLDEWMAAVPIVPFLQNAV, encoded by the coding sequence GTGATTCAGACTCAACACAAAGACGTCGTCGACCTTTTCGTGATCGGCGGAGGCATCAACGGGTGCGGTATCGCGCGCGACGCGGTCGGCCGTGGTCTGAGCGTCGAACTGGCTGAAATGAATGATCTGGCGTCCGGCACATCCTCGGCATCGACCAAGCTGTTTCATGGCGGTCTGCGGTATCTAGAATATTTTGAAGTGCGTCTTGTTCGCGAAGCGTTGATCGAGCGCGAAACCTTACTGCGCGCAATGCCCCATATCAGTTGGCCGATGCGCTTTGTGCTTCCCTATCATCAGGACATGCGTTTCGAGGGAAATACGCCGACGTCAAAAGTGCTCAACATCGTGATGCCGTGGATGAAGGGACGTCGTCCCGCATGGCTCATTCGGTTCGGGCTGTTTTTATATGATAACCTCGGCGGACGTCAGATCCTTAAGGGGACGACGTCTTTGCGTTTGGCTGGCACGCCCGAGGGCGCGCCTTTGCAGGACCGTTTTGAGAAGGCCTATGAGTATTCAGACTGCTGGATTGAAGACAGCCGGCTGGTGGTTCTCAATGCGCGCGATGCCGGGTCCCGCGGCGCGCGGATCAATGTCCGGACCAAAGTCGTGTCCGCCGAGCAGGTGGACGGCCACTGGCACGTCACTGTCGAGGCGCAAGACAGCGGCGAACGCCGTCTGATTGTTGCGCGGATGATCGTCAACGCGGGTGGCCCATGGGTCGAGAACGTTATTCGCAACACGGTACGCATCAATTCGACTGAAGGCGTGCGGCTTGTCCGTGGCAGTCACATCGTGACCCACAAGCTCTATGACCACGACAAATGCTATTTCTTCCAAGGCGAAGATGGCCGGATCATTTTTACGATCCCCTATGAGACTGATTTTACCCTGATCGGGACGACCGATGCGGATCATACCGATGTTGACGCAAAGCCGGTCTGCACCCCGGAAGAGCAAGCCTATCTCTTGGATTTTGTGTCAAAATATCTCACGAAACCAGTCACCAAAGATGATGTCGTCTGGACATATTCGGGTGTGCGCCCGCTGTATAATGACGGCGCTAGTTCGGCGACTGCGGCAACGCGTGACTATGTCCTGAAAGTAGATCAATCTGCAGGAGCGCCGATTCTGAATGTCTTCGGCGGCAAGATTACGACCTACAGAAAATTGGCTGAATCCGCGCTGGAAAAAATCGCCCCGTTCTTTCCGAGTTTGGGCGACCCTTGGACTGCGGGGGTGGCACTTCCGGGCGGAGACTTTGCGGTTGATGGTGTCGGCGCGCTGAACGACCAGCTGATTGCCCAATATCCGTTTTTGTCTGAACGCTGGGCGTCCCGGCTGGTTAAGGCTTACGGTGTGGAGGCCGCCGAGATCCTTGGGGATGCGAAAACCAAAGCGGATTTGGGGCGCGCTTTTGGTGCTGATTTGACCGAACGCGAAGTGAGGTGGCTGATCGATAATGAGTATGCGCGCAACGCTGAAGACATCGTGTGGCGCAGATCAAAGCTTGGCCTGAAGATGACGCAGCAGGAAATTGATTTGTTGGACGAATGGATGGCCGCCGTGCCGATCGTGCCGTTTTTGCAAAACGCAGTGTGA
- a CDS encoding ABC transporter ATP-binding protein: MSLVLEGVSKVVSGQTHIYQTNLELLPGTMNVLLGPTSSGKTSLMRLMAGLDVPQTGKIIWDGKDVTGMRVQDRGVAMVYQQFINYPSMTVYDNIASPMRLLGKTADQIDAAVKKAADLMKLSGMLDRKPLELSGGQQQRCALARALVKDAGLVLLDEPLANLDYKLREELRAEIPKIFEEAGSIFVYATTEPEEALLLGGNTATMWEGRITQFDRTPIVYRQPVNATTARVFSDPPMNFLKVRKSGDRILFGDGQAAAAAGAFSQLTDGNYLAGFRPNHLELQSHAADAMAFTGKLNVTEITGSETFVHLDHHGENWVGLVHGVKNLEIGASLTVYLDPRHIYIFAEDGTSVAAASYAAAA; encoded by the coding sequence ATGTCACTTGTTCTAGAGGGCGTGTCCAAGGTCGTGAGTGGCCAGACACACATCTACCAGACCAATCTGGAACTGTTGCCCGGAACCATGAACGTTCTGCTTGGACCAACGTCTTCGGGCAAAACGTCACTGATGCGTTTGATGGCGGGCCTTGATGTGCCTCAAACCGGGAAAATCATCTGGGACGGCAAAGACGTGACCGGTATGCGTGTGCAGGATCGCGGTGTGGCGATGGTCTATCAGCAATTCATCAACTACCCGTCCATGACCGTCTACGACAATATCGCAAGCCCCATGCGTTTGCTTGGCAAGACGGCAGACCAGATCGATGCGGCCGTCAAGAAAGCCGCCGACCTAATGAAACTGTCGGGCATGCTGGATCGCAAGCCGCTTGAGCTTTCAGGCGGCCAACAGCAGCGCTGCGCCCTTGCGCGCGCGCTGGTAAAGGATGCCGGGCTTGTCTTGTTGGACGAACCTTTGGCCAACCTTGACTATAAATTGCGCGAAGAACTGCGCGCTGAGATTCCCAAAATTTTCGAGGAAGCCGGTTCTATCTTTGTTTATGCGACGACCGAACCAGAAGAAGCGCTTTTGCTTGGCGGCAACACTGCGACGATGTGGGAGGGCAGGATCACCCAGTTCGACCGCACGCCGATCGTCTACAGACAGCCCGTCAATGCGACCACGGCCCGCGTCTTTTCAGACCCGCCAATGAACTTTCTTAAGGTGCGCAAGTCTGGCGACCGGATTCTCTTCGGAGACGGGCAGGCAGCAGCGGCCGCTGGCGCCTTTTCACAGCTTACCGATGGCAACTACCTTGCCGGTTTCCGCCCCAACCATCTCGAACTGCAAAGCCATGCAGCCGATGCGATGGCCTTTACCGGCAAGCTGAATGTCACAGAGATCACCGGATCTGAAACTTTCGTGCATCTCGACCATCATGGCGAAAATTGGGTTGGTCTTGTTCACGGGGTCAAGAACCTCGAAATCGGCGCATCTTTGACGGTCTATCTCGATCCCAGACACATCTACATCTTTGCAGAAGACGGCACGTCCGTTGCCGCTGCATCCTACGCAGCAGCCGCTTGA
- a CDS encoding ABC transporter ATP-binding protein: MAKITLDNLAHSYLPNPTSDDDYALKELNHDWVDGEAYALLGSSGCGKSTLLNIISGLLHPSQGRILFNDRDVTMAPTTQRNIAQVFQFPVVYDTMTVRDNLAFPLRNRGADPAYIKERVQQIAHMIGMEATLDRKARGLTADAKQKISLGRGMVREDVNALLFDEPLTVIDPHMKWELRTQLKSLHHEFGHTMIYVTHDQTEALTFADKVVVMYDGRVVQMGTPQELFERPEHTFVGYFIGSPGMNVLDATVNGDTAVVAGTQISLGKSFGTPGGKVEIGVRPEFTSLSDGNDGLPVTIKRVEDVGRHKIVRADFHGTEINVIAAEGENISPDMNRIVFDMAGVNIYADSWRVAPLVA, encoded by the coding sequence ATGGCAAAGATCACCCTTGATAATCTGGCGCATTCCTATCTGCCAAACCCTACGAGCGATGATGACTACGCGCTCAAAGAGCTGAACCACGATTGGGTGGACGGTGAAGCCTACGCGCTGCTTGGGTCCTCTGGCTGTGGTAAGTCGACACTGCTCAATATCATTTCGGGCCTTTTGCATCCCAGTCAGGGCCGCATCCTGTTCAACGACCGTGACGTGACCATGGCGCCCACAACACAGCGCAATATCGCGCAGGTGTTTCAGTTCCCGGTTGTCTACGACACGATGACGGTCCGCGATAACCTTGCCTTTCCGCTGCGCAACAGAGGCGCAGATCCCGCCTATATCAAAGAGCGCGTGCAGCAAATTGCCCACATGATTGGCATGGAAGCCACGTTGGATCGCAAAGCCCGTGGTCTGACTGCTGATGCGAAGCAGAAGATATCCTTAGGGCGCGGCATGGTGCGCGAGGATGTGAACGCGCTGCTTTTCGACGAACCACTGACGGTGATTGACCCGCATATGAAGTGGGAGTTGCGCACACAGCTGAAATCGCTGCATCACGAGTTCGGTCACACGATGATCTACGTCACACATGACCAGACCGAAGCGCTGACGTTCGCCGACAAGGTGGTGGTGATGTATGACGGCCGTGTTGTGCAAATGGGCACGCCACAAGAGCTGTTTGAGCGCCCTGAACATACCTTTGTCGGGTATTTTATCGGATCACCTGGCATGAACGTTCTGGATGCGACAGTGAATGGCGATACAGCGGTTGTCGCTGGCACACAGATTTCGCTTGGCAAAAGCTTTGGGACACCGGGCGGTAAAGTCGAGATTGGTGTGCGGCCTGAATTTACGTCTCTGAGTGACGGTAACGATGGTCTGCCGGTCACGATCAAGCGGGTCGAGGATGTCGGGCGCCACAAGATTGTGCGCGCGGATTTTCACGGAACCGAAATCAACGTCATCGCCGCAGAAGGCGAAAACATTTCACCCGACATGAACCGCATTGTTTTCGATATGGCTGGCGTGAACATCTACGCCGACAGCTGGCGTGTTGCGCCGCTGGTGGCCTGA
- a CDS encoding carbohydrate ABC transporter permease, translating to MNKTVNQKAWFLILPVLVLVAFSAVIPLMTVVNYSVQDTFGNNQFFWAGLDWFRDLMSSERMWDALGRQIAFSAIILVIQIPLGVFVALNMPKKGFWASFCLILMSLPLLIPWNVVGTIWQIFGRVDIGLLGYTLDSFGIDYNYTQNFYAAWITVIVMDVWHWTSLVALLAYAGLQSIPDAYYQAAKIDQASRWKVFRFIELPKIMGVLMIAILLRFMDSFMIYTEPFVVTGGGPGNSTTFLSIDLVKMALGQFDLGPAAAFSIMYYLVILLISYVFYTVMTNLDKRDGH from the coding sequence ATGAATAAGACCGTCAATCAAAAGGCATGGTTTCTGATTTTGCCCGTGCTTGTGCTTGTCGCATTCTCTGCCGTCATTCCGCTTATGACTGTGGTGAATTACTCGGTGCAGGACACATTCGGGAACAACCAGTTCTTTTGGGCCGGTCTTGACTGGTTCAGGGACCTGATGTCGTCCGAGCGCATGTGGGATGCCCTGGGACGGCAGATCGCGTTTTCTGCGATCATTCTTGTCATCCAGATCCCGCTTGGCGTGTTTGTAGCGTTGAATATGCCCAAAAAGGGGTTCTGGGCCTCATTCTGTCTGATCCTGATGTCGTTGCCGCTGCTTATTCCGTGGAATGTGGTGGGGACCATTTGGCAGATTTTTGGCCGCGTCGATATTGGTTTGCTGGGATATACGCTCGATTCTTTCGGGATCGACTACAACTACACCCAGAACTTCTATGCGGCATGGATCACCGTCATTGTGATGGATGTCTGGCACTGGACATCTTTGGTTGCCCTGCTTGCCTACGCTGGTCTGCAATCGATCCCGGATGCGTATTATCAGGCCGCGAAAATCGATCAGGCGAGCCGCTGGAAAGTGTTCCGCTTTATTGAGCTGCCCAAAATCATGGGCGTCCTGATGATTGCGATCCTTCTGCGGTTTATGGATAGTTTCATGATCTACACCGAGCCATTCGTGGTGACCGGCGGTGGGCCAGGCAATTCGACAACGTTCTTGTCAATCGACCTCGTGAAAATGGCACTCGGACAGTTCGACCTTGGCCCTGCTGCCGCGTTCTCGATCATGTACTACCTCGTGATCCTCTTGATTTCATACGTCTTCTACACCGTCATGACGAACCTCGACAAAAGGGATGGCCACTGA
- a CDS encoding carbohydrate ABC transporter permease: MSDITNKRGMGFPRVNGSAVVMGLYLLFLLLPIYWLLNMSLKTNTEILSGFSLWPQDLTFQNYVTILTDASWYTGYLNSMTYVVMNVVISLAVALPAAYAFSRYTFLGDKHLFFWLLTNRMAPPAVFALPFFQLYSSVGLFDTHIAVALAHCLFNVPLAVWILEGFMRGVPKEIDETAYIDGYSFPRFFIRIFTPLVASGIGVTAFFLFMFSWVELLLSRTLTSVDAKPIAATMTRTVGAAGIDWGVLAAAGVLTIVPGALVIYFVRNYIAKGFALGRV; the protein is encoded by the coding sequence ATGTCTGATATTACAAACAAGCGCGGCATGGGCTTTCCGAGAGTGAACGGCAGTGCCGTTGTGATGGGTCTGTATCTGCTGTTCTTGCTGCTGCCGATTTATTGGCTGCTCAACATGAGCCTGAAGACCAATACCGAAATCCTGAGCGGTTTCAGCCTTTGGCCACAGGATCTGACTTTTCAGAACTACGTGACAATCCTAACCGATGCATCGTGGTATACGGGTTATCTGAATTCTATGACCTATGTGGTTATGAACGTAGTCATTTCGCTGGCCGTCGCATTGCCTGCCGCCTATGCCTTCAGCCGGTATACGTTCCTTGGTGACAAGCATCTGTTCTTCTGGTTGCTCACGAACCGGATGGCCCCGCCTGCGGTCTTTGCCTTGCCGTTCTTTCAACTCTACAGCTCGGTCGGACTGTTCGACACGCATATTGCGGTTGCTTTGGCGCACTGCCTGTTTAACGTACCACTGGCGGTCTGGATTCTCGAAGGGTTCATGCGCGGCGTTCCCAAAGAGATCGACGAAACCGCTTATATCGACGGCTATTCTTTTCCACGGTTCTTTATCCGCATCTTCACACCACTTGTGGCGTCCGGGATCGGGGTAACGGCGTTCTTTCTGTTTATGTTCAGCTGGGTAGAACTGCTGCTGAGCCGCACGCTGACCAGTGTGGACGCAAAACCGATTGCGGCAACCATGACCCGGACCGTCGGTGCGGCCGGCATTGACTGGGGTGTTCTGGCGGCTGCCGGCGTCCTGACGATCGTACCCGGTGCCTTGGTTATCTATTTTGTCCGCAACTACATCGCCAAGGGTTTTGCCCTGGGCCGCGTGTAA
- a CDS encoding DUF2160 domain-containing protein produces MEWMAWTWPTAVFFGIIAITLITFTVLAIKFPEVPRNGILGIETTRGDRLFITLLGSAFINLAWIGMLSAPQWGALVVCFFYALAVFRWV; encoded by the coding sequence ATGGAATGGATGGCATGGACTTGGCCGACCGCCGTTTTCTTTGGAATCATCGCGATCACATTGATCACCTTTACGGTGCTTGCGATCAAATTCCCCGAGGTGCCACGCAACGGCATCCTCGGGATCGAAACGACGCGTGGTGACAGACTATTCATCACGCTCCTGGGCTCGGCCTTTATCAATCTGGCTTGGATCGGGATGCTCAGTGCGCCTCAGTGGGGGGCACTGGTCGTGTGCTTTTTCTATGCTTTAGCGGTCTTCCGCTGGGTCTAG